The following coding sequences are from one Nicotiana tomentosiformis chromosome 3, ASM39032v3, whole genome shotgun sequence window:
- the LOC104086120 gene encoding metal-nicotianamine transporter YSL2-like isoform X1 has translation MSRVGVMREEEKEKSMEIQREEMEEVRDYSEEVKRIPPWTKQITVRGIVASVLIGIIYSVIVTKLNLTTGLVPNLNVSAALLAYVFIQSWTKILKKANFVYTPFTRQENTIIQTCAVACYSIAVGGGFGSYLLGLNKKTYEQAGVDTEGNTPGSHKEPSLDWMIGFLFVVSFVGLLALVPLRKIMIIDYKLAYPSGTATAVLINGFHTPKGDKMAKKQVKGFMKVFSMSFLWSFFQWFYSGGDQCGFAQFPTFGLKAWKQSFYFDFSMTYVGAGMICSHLVNLSLLLGAVLSWGIMWPLIGERKGSWFPATLPQSSMKSLSGYKVFISIALILGDGLYNFVRTLFFTGRSIYVSLKTRRPESSAAADNKNQPLDELQRNEIFIRESIPLWLACIGYMVFSLISIIVIPLMFPALKWYYVLIAYILAPALSFCNAYGAGLTDLNMAYNYGKVALFVLAALSGKENGVVAGLIGCGLIKSIVSISSDLMHDFKTSHLTLTSPRSMLLSQAIGTAIGCVVAPLTFFLFYKAFPVGDPNGDYKAPYAIVYRNMAILGVEGFSALPNHCLQLCYGFFAFAIIANLVRDITPERFGKWVPLPMAMAVPFLNNASFAIDMCVGSLIVYVWHKLNSKKASLMVPAVASGLICGDGLWILPSALLALVKVKPPICMAFTVGQT, from the exons ATGAGTAGAGTTGGTGTAATGAGAGAAGAGGAGAAGGAAAAATCAATGGAAATACAAAGAGAAGAAATGGAAGAAGTGAGAGACTATTCTGAAGAAGTGAAGAGAATTCCTCCTTGGACAAAACAGATAACAGTTCGTGGGATTGTAGCAAGTGTTTTGATTGGAATTATTTACAGTGTGATAGTAACGAAGCTTAATCTGACTACTGGACTTGTCCCAAATCTTAATGTATCAGCTGCTCTTCTTGCCTATGTATTCATACAGTCATGGACCAAGATTCTTAAAAAGGCCAATTTTGTATACACTCCTTTTACTAGACAGGAGAATACTATTATTCAGACTTGTGCTGTTGCATGTTACAGCATTGCCGTGGGAG GTGGATTTGGATCATATCTTTTGGGATTGAACAAGAAGACATATGAGCAAGCAGGAGTCGATACAGAAGGGAATACACCAGGAAGCCACAAGGAACCTAGTCTTGATTGGATGATTGGTTTTCTCTTTGTTGTTAGCTTTGTTGGGCTATTAGCTTTAGTTCCCCTTAGAAAG ATCATGATAATTGACTATAAATTAGCTTATCCAAGTGGGACTGCAACTGCTGTTCTTATCAATGGGTTTCATACTCCCAAGGGAGATAAAATGGCCAA GAAACAGGTTAAAGGGTTCATGAAAGTTTTCTCAATGAGCTTCTTATGGAGTTTCTTTCAGTGGTTTTATTCTGGTGGAGATCAATGTGGATTTGCCCAATTTCCCACGTTCGGATTGAAAGCTTGGAAACAATC ATTTTACTTCGATTTCAGCATGACTTATGTTGGAGCTGGAATGATCTGTTCCCACTTAGTGAACTTGTCTTTGCTTCTCGGAGCTGTTCTCTCTTGGGGGATCATGTGGCCTCTAATTGGTGAACGCAAAGGATCTTGGTTTCCTGCAACTTTACCGCAGAGCAGTATGAAGAGTCTAAGTGGTTACAAG GTTTTTATCTCCATTGCTCTCATCCTGGGAGATGGCCTATACAATTTTGTCAGGACACTTTTTTTCACTGGTAGAAGCATATATGTCTCCCTGAAAACAAGGAGGCCCGAATCAT CAGCCGCAGCAGACAACAAGAATCAGCCCCTTGATGAGCTGCAGAGAAACGAAATATTCATAAGAGAGAGCATTCCCTTATGGCTAGCTTGTATTGGTTACATGGTTTTCTCCCTTATCTCCATCATTGTCATTCCACTCATGTTCCCGGCATTGAAGTGGTATTACGTGCTCATTGCCTACATTCTTGCACCAGCTTTGAGCTTCTGCAATGCTTATGGTGCTGGTCTAACGGACTTGAATATGGCATACAATTATGGCAAGGTGGCTCTCTTCGTGCTTGCTGCATTATCTGGTAAAGAGAATGGTGTTGTAGCCGGACTTATTGGATGTGGACTTATTAAATCCATTGTTTCTATATCTTCTGACCTGATGCATGATTTCAAGACGAGCCACCTCACCCTCACTTCCCCGCGTTCCATGCTACTAAGCCAAGCTATTGGGACTGCCATTGGCTGTGTGGTAGCACCTCTTACATTTTTCCTATTCTACAAAGCTTTTCCTGTAGGAGATCCCAATGGAGATTACAAAGCTCCTTATGCTATCGTCTATAGGAACATGGCAATCTTAGGTGTTGAAGGTTTCTCTGCACTGCCCAACCATTGCTTGCAGCTGTGTTATGGTTTCTTTGCCTTTGCGATAATAGCCAACTTGGTGAGAGACATAACCCCGGAAAGATTCGGGAAATGGGTTCCTCTCCCAATGGCTATGGCTGTGCCTTTCCTTAATAACGCTTCCTTTGCAATCGATATGTGTGTGGGCAGTTTGATTGTATACGTATGGCATAAGCTCAACAGCAAGAAGGCGAGTTTGATGGTTCCTGCAGTCGCTTCAGGCTTGATTTGTGGTGATGGATTATGGATTCTTCCATCAGCACTACTTGCTTTAGTCAAAGTTAAACCACCAATTTGTATGGCTTTTACAGTAGGACAGACATAG
- the LOC104086120 gene encoding metal-nicotianamine transporter YSL2-like isoform X2, with protein sequence MSRVGVMREEEKEKSMEIQREEMEEVRDYSEEVKRIPPWTKQITVRGIVASVLIGIIYSVIVTKLNLTTGLVPNLNVSAALLAYVFIQSWTKILKKANFVYTPFTRQENTIIQTCAVACYSIAVGGGFGSYLLGLNKKTYEQAGVDTEGNTPGSHKEPSLDWMIGFLFVVSFVGLLALVPLRKIMIIDYKLAYPSGTATAVLINGFHTPKGDKMAKKQVKGFMKVFSMSFLWSFFQWFYSGGDQCGFAQFPTFGLKAWKQSFYFDFSMTYVGAGMICSHLVNLSLLLGAVLSWGIMWPLIGERKGSWFPATLPQSSMKSLSGYKVFISIALILGDGLYNFVRTLFFTGRSIYVSLKTRRPESSAADNKNQPLDELQRNEIFIRESIPLWLACIGYMVFSLISIIVIPLMFPALKWYYVLIAYILAPALSFCNAYGAGLTDLNMAYNYGKVALFVLAALSGKENGVVAGLIGCGLIKSIVSISSDLMHDFKTSHLTLTSPRSMLLSQAIGTAIGCVVAPLTFFLFYKAFPVGDPNGDYKAPYAIVYRNMAILGVEGFSALPNHCLQLCYGFFAFAIIANLVRDITPERFGKWVPLPMAMAVPFLNNASFAIDMCVGSLIVYVWHKLNSKKASLMVPAVASGLICGDGLWILPSALLALVKVKPPICMAFTVGQT encoded by the exons ATGAGTAGAGTTGGTGTAATGAGAGAAGAGGAGAAGGAAAAATCAATGGAAATACAAAGAGAAGAAATGGAAGAAGTGAGAGACTATTCTGAAGAAGTGAAGAGAATTCCTCCTTGGACAAAACAGATAACAGTTCGTGGGATTGTAGCAAGTGTTTTGATTGGAATTATTTACAGTGTGATAGTAACGAAGCTTAATCTGACTACTGGACTTGTCCCAAATCTTAATGTATCAGCTGCTCTTCTTGCCTATGTATTCATACAGTCATGGACCAAGATTCTTAAAAAGGCCAATTTTGTATACACTCCTTTTACTAGACAGGAGAATACTATTATTCAGACTTGTGCTGTTGCATGTTACAGCATTGCCGTGGGAG GTGGATTTGGATCATATCTTTTGGGATTGAACAAGAAGACATATGAGCAAGCAGGAGTCGATACAGAAGGGAATACACCAGGAAGCCACAAGGAACCTAGTCTTGATTGGATGATTGGTTTTCTCTTTGTTGTTAGCTTTGTTGGGCTATTAGCTTTAGTTCCCCTTAGAAAG ATCATGATAATTGACTATAAATTAGCTTATCCAAGTGGGACTGCAACTGCTGTTCTTATCAATGGGTTTCATACTCCCAAGGGAGATAAAATGGCCAA GAAACAGGTTAAAGGGTTCATGAAAGTTTTCTCAATGAGCTTCTTATGGAGTTTCTTTCAGTGGTTTTATTCTGGTGGAGATCAATGTGGATTTGCCCAATTTCCCACGTTCGGATTGAAAGCTTGGAAACAATC ATTTTACTTCGATTTCAGCATGACTTATGTTGGAGCTGGAATGATCTGTTCCCACTTAGTGAACTTGTCTTTGCTTCTCGGAGCTGTTCTCTCTTGGGGGATCATGTGGCCTCTAATTGGTGAACGCAAAGGATCTTGGTTTCCTGCAACTTTACCGCAGAGCAGTATGAAGAGTCTAAGTGGTTACAAG GTTTTTATCTCCATTGCTCTCATCCTGGGAGATGGCCTATACAATTTTGTCAGGACACTTTTTTTCACTGGTAGAAGCATATATGTCTCCCTGAAAACAAGGAGGCCCGAATCAT CCGCAGCAGACAACAAGAATCAGCCCCTTGATGAGCTGCAGAGAAACGAAATATTCATAAGAGAGAGCATTCCCTTATGGCTAGCTTGTATTGGTTACATGGTTTTCTCCCTTATCTCCATCATTGTCATTCCACTCATGTTCCCGGCATTGAAGTGGTATTACGTGCTCATTGCCTACATTCTTGCACCAGCTTTGAGCTTCTGCAATGCTTATGGTGCTGGTCTAACGGACTTGAATATGGCATACAATTATGGCAAGGTGGCTCTCTTCGTGCTTGCTGCATTATCTGGTAAAGAGAATGGTGTTGTAGCCGGACTTATTGGATGTGGACTTATTAAATCCATTGTTTCTATATCTTCTGACCTGATGCATGATTTCAAGACGAGCCACCTCACCCTCACTTCCCCGCGTTCCATGCTACTAAGCCAAGCTATTGGGACTGCCATTGGCTGTGTGGTAGCACCTCTTACATTTTTCCTATTCTACAAAGCTTTTCCTGTAGGAGATCCCAATGGAGATTACAAAGCTCCTTATGCTATCGTCTATAGGAACATGGCAATCTTAGGTGTTGAAGGTTTCTCTGCACTGCCCAACCATTGCTTGCAGCTGTGTTATGGTTTCTTTGCCTTTGCGATAATAGCCAACTTGGTGAGAGACATAACCCCGGAAAGATTCGGGAAATGGGTTCCTCTCCCAATGGCTATGGCTGTGCCTTTCCTTAATAACGCTTCCTTTGCAATCGATATGTGTGTGGGCAGTTTGATTGTATACGTATGGCATAAGCTCAACAGCAAGAAGGCGAGTTTGATGGTTCCTGCAGTCGCTTCAGGCTTGATTTGTGGTGATGGATTATGGATTCTTCCATCAGCACTACTTGCTTTAGTCAAAGTTAAACCACCAATTTGTATGGCTTTTACAGTAGGACAGACATAG
- the LOC104086119 gene encoding protein S40-7-like, which produces METPSQHSFMPSPMTNTSSSSSSIRFMGLLKQPDSDPNNNLNQLEEFDENDVFWSESSDCSSVANSFSPPTLSTSSSPTRILPQRAATLYKSSNSGLSAALSDDHHPLVRRKSTLNPSVSAASAAKMIPPVFRSENSNPNSLPKFHQSAPVNVPVWQKKSTGPFGGFDRFDEVDDELLEDQEMVPPHVMLAQSHVTFSVFEGVGRTLKGRDLRRVRNAVFQQTGFLD; this is translated from the coding sequence ATGGAGACACCCAGTCAACACTCATTCATGCCTTCTCCCATGACCAatacttcatcttcttcttcctccatcCGCTTCATGGGTCTCCTCAAACAACCCGACTCCGACCCTAACAACAACCTCAACCAGCTCGAAGAGTTCGACGAGAACGATGTTTTCTGGTCCGAATCCTCTGATTGTTCCAGTGTTGCCAACTCCTTTTCTCCCCCTACCCTTTCCACCTCCTCTTCCCCTACGCGCATCCTCCCTCAACGCGCCGCCACCCTCTACAAATCCTCAAACTCCGGCCTTTCCGCTGCTCTCTCCGACGATCACCACCCCCTCGTCCGCCGCAAATCTACGCTCAATCCTTCCGTTTCCGCCGCATCCGCTGCCAAAATGATTCCACCTGTGTTTCGTTCGGAgaattcaaatcccaattctcTGCCTAAATTTCACCAGTCGGCTCCGGTGAATGTGCCCGTGTGGCAGAAGAAGAGTACTGGACCGTTTGGTGGATTTGATCGGTTCGATGAGGTGGACGACGAGCTGCTAGAAGACCAGGAAATGGTTCCTCCTCACGTGATGCTGGCTCAGTCGCACGTGACGTTCTCGGTTTTTGAAGGCGTTGGGCGGACGCTAAAAGGCAGAGACTTGCGGCGTGTTCGTAACGCTGTCTTTCAGCAAACAGGTTTTCTTGattga